The DNA sequence GCAATTTGTATTCTTTGCTTCTGTCCACCACTCAAATTTATTCCACGTTCTCCTATAATTGTCTGATCACCAAATGATAAAATCTCCAGATCCTTCTTCAGGGAGCACGCTTCAAGTACCTTCTCATACCTATCCCTATCCATGCGTTCACCAAACAATATATTATCCTCTATCTTGCCGCTTTGTATCCATGGAGATTGAGCAACATAGGCTTTTGTTCCGCAAACCTTAAGGATGCCTGATATCTTTGGTACTTCTCCCAATACACAAGAAAGTAAAGTAGACTTGCCTGATCCAACAGTACCACAAACAGCAACCCTCATCCCATGAAAAACTTTAAGATTTATATTTTGCAAAGTTGGACTAGGGGAAGATAAATCCCAAGAGAAGTTTCCATCAACTACTTCAATTGCTGTATCGGAACTGCCCCAAGGAAGCTTCTCTACAACATCAGATCGTAAGTCATCAAGACGAAGGAATGACACAATCCTATCAAGAGAAACTTTAGTTTGTGCTATCATCGAAATTGTATCTGGAAGACCGTAAATGGGCTCTTGAAGAATCCGAAATGTTGCAAGTGCAGACAAGATCTTCCCTGATTCAAGGGGGATCCCCATAAGCATACAGGTACCAAAAGTAACCACAGATACAAATGTGGGGGAACCCCAAAACACAAATGTGGTCACAGCTGCagtataaacatatttttttagccAACCTTGCTCATTTTTCCTGAGCTCGGTTATTTTTGATAGAAACTTCATTTCCCATCCTTGTAGTTTGAGGATCCTCATGTTCCTTAGAATCTCAGATGTGGCTTTCATTCTTGTATCTTTTGACTCCATCAACTTCTTTTGAAACTTCTCTTGCAATGATCCCAATGGAACATTTGCCAACATAATAGCAACAGTTGCAACAAAAGCAGCAATTGAAGCCAGCCCAAggtttttatacaaaatcaaCAAGGCTAGTGTAACTTGCAGAGCCACCATCCACAAATCATGCATATACCAACTGAAGACACCAACTCTTTCAGCATCAACAGTCATGAAATTGATTATTTCCCCAGAAGTGTGACCCTGCTTTGATTGACAAGAAAGGGTCAGAGCCTTGTTATAAATCATCGTTACCAGCAGCGCTCGGATTCTGAGTCCAACTTGCTGCAACCTGAAGAACCAATGCCTTTGGGTCAGGCACTCCACAAgctttgcaaagaaaaatgcaGAAACCAAAAAATACCCCTGGTTTTCATACAGCCGTTGTCCATCGAGGTACTGAACAAAACCATCAATGAGATATGGACCAACATAAGAAGCCAAAGTGTTTAACAATACAAGAAAAGCTGTGATAAGAATCTCCTTCCATGCTGAAATTATTAACGATTTCACCAACTTCAGTGTGGTGACACTATTAATTCCACCACAATCAGCCTCAACTTTCTCTCTGAAAGTTGGAAAAGCACCAATTACACTATCTCTGCTGTCTAGTTGAGGAACATCCTCAAGGTCCAGGGTCTTCTTATTACCAACGGCTATAAGAGGACCCACCCAAGAGAAGGTAAGAATGCTCAAAATTCCAGCATATGAGAAAGGAGTAACTGAGTCCCCCACCCTTGGTCTCTTTTGACTCCAAGGAATCAGCATTCAAAAAGAGGTTCATGAATGCCGTTATCAACATGAACCTCGTTTTTCACAAAGTACCCCACGTAACAGAAGAACAAACCAACACAAGTGGACACCACATCAGAAACCAAGTACTGTGTTGGCAGAGAAACGCGTCTCCCAGACATAACAACAATGTCCACCACGATGCAATAGCAAGAAACAAAGAGGTAGAAAGTGAACCAGGCTCTGAAGAAGAACGAGAACCTTCTTTGGCCGGAACTGAAGAACCCCTTTTGCAAGCAGACGCAAACAACCCCCCAAGCAAGCGTTTTTAGCGCCAAATCCAGAAGGGTCACGAGCTTTTCTTCTGACCAGCCACTTGTATACCAGTAGAAGTAGTTAATGAAACAGAGGAGGAAATTGAAAGCGGAAAGAGCAAGAGAAGAAAAAACGGTCGTTTTGAAGAGGGAGTTGTTGGGTTTCTTCTTAGACTCATCCCCGGGACCTGCTGTGAATTTCCTCCAAACCCATGACAGCACAACCGCCACGAGCAACAGAAGGTGGAGGAAACCGGACAAGCCATGAAGGAAAATGGGTTTGAGCAGAACGGCAGTGGAAAGGTGTACGTTGGAAAGTGACAACATAGTG is a window from the Glycine max cultivar Williams 82 chromosome 2, Glycine_max_v4.0, whole genome shotgun sequence genome containing:
- the LOC100811245 gene encoding LOW QUALITY PROTEIN: ABC transporter C family member 3-like (The sequence of the model RefSeq protein was modified relative to this genomic sequence to represent the inferred CDS: deleted 2 bases in 2 codons); translation: MLSLSNVHLSTAVLLKPIFLHGLSGFLHLLLLVAVVLSWVWRKFTAGPGDESKKKPNNSLFKTTVFSSLALSAFNFLLCFINYFYWYTSGWSEEKLVTLLDLALKTLAWGVVCVCLQKGFFSSGQRRFSFFFRAWFTFYLFVSCYCIVVDIVVMSGRRVSLPTQYLVSDVVSTCVGLFFCYVGYFVKNEVHVDNGIHEPLLNADSLESKETKGGGSVTPFSYAGILSILTFSWVGPLIAVGNKKTLDLEDVPQLDSRDSVIGAFPTFREKVEADCGGINSVTTLKLVKSLIISAWKEILITAFLVLLNTLASYVGPYLIDGFVQYLDGQRLYENQGYFLVSAFFFAKLVECLTQRHWFFRLQQVGLRIRALLVTMIYNKALTLSCQSKQGHTSGEIINFMTVDAERVGVFSWYMHDLWMVALQVTLALLILYKNLGLASIAAFVATVAIMLANVPLGSLQEKFQKKLMESKDTRMKATSEILRNMRILKLQGWEMKFLSKITELRKNEQGWLKKYVYTAAVTTFVFWGSPTFVSVVTFGTCMLMGIPLESGKILSALATFRILQEPIYGLPDTISMIAQTKVSLDRIVSFLRLDDLRSDVVEKLPWGSSDTAIEVVDGNFSWDLSSPSPTLQNINLKVFHGMRVAVCGTVGSGKSTLLSCVLGEVPKISGILKVCGTKAYVAQSPWIQSGKIEDNILFGERMDRDRYEKVLEACSLKKDLEILSFGDQTIIGERGINLSGGQKQRIQIARALYQDADIYLFDDPFSAVDAHTGSHLFKECLLGLLCSKTVVYVTHQVEFLPAADLILVMKDGKITQCGKYTDLLNSGADFMELVGAHKKALSTLDSLDGAAVSNEISVLEQDVNVSDTHGFKEKEASKDEQNGQTDNKSELQGQLVQEEEREKGKVGFSVYWKCITTAYGGALVPFILLAQILFQALQIGSNYWMAWATPISEDVQPPVEGTTLIAVYVGLAIGSSFCILARAILLVTAGYKTATILFNKMHFCIFRAPMSFFDSTPSGRILNRASTDQSALDTDIPYQIASFAFILIQLLGIIGVMSQAAWQVFIVFIPVIAISILYQQYYIPSARELSRLVGVCKAPIIQHFAETISGTSTIRSFDQQSRFQETNMKLTDGYSRPKFNIAGAMEWLCFRLDMLSSITFAFSLIFLISIPQGFIDPGLAGLAVTYGLNLNMVQAWMIWNLCNMENKIISVERILQYTCIPCEPSLVVDDNRPDPSWPSYGEVDIQDLKVRYAPHLPLVLRGLTCKFRGGLKTGIVGRTGSGKSTLIQTLFRIVEPTAGQVMIDNINISSIGLHDLRSRLSIIPQDPTMFEGTVRNNLDPLEEYTDEQIWEALDKCQLGDEVRKKEGKLDSKVTENGENWSMGQRQLVCLGRVLLKKSKVLVLDEATASVDTATDNLIQQTLRQHFSDSTVITIAHRITSVLDSDMVLLLSQGLIEEYDTPTRLLENKSSSFAQLVAEYTMRSNSSFEKSDDH